One Kallotenue papyrolyticum genomic window carries:
- a CDS encoding bifunctional diguanylate cyclase/phosphohydrolase has protein sequence MLLRRRFRLRWPSWARLLHEGCLRQRSLLFIVVYNLALALGLQSGAGGPALRTALSDIGQWLGPFVMLMLVLPALPDVPRRRSFWAAVCLALVVLCFLLGQSMWIYYEVVIGAPMPYPSLADLFFVLEYPSALAGILLLPAPRLSPVLRTRHLLDGLMLMLGAATLSWYFVLGPLVFAERVSRLETAVSLAYPCGDLLLVGCLVLLLRHLRGGGGLRAGVPVALGYGVLVLTDTAFTLLEFNDTYVTGTLLDVGWPLSYMLIALGARRVASYRVPAVADQAPEKLCEAAPEALFWMILPFGALLGVVGLGLYTWRVQGDAELEPGVYSGGVLVLLVMLARQLFAILENQRLYARLQQAYAALEQSHAEVQAANQRLEALATVDPLTGLANHRAIVWQLDSELERARRWQQPFALLFLDLDHFKALNDSGGHALGDDTLREFGAVARASLRSFDVLGRWGGEEFVALLPQTGLDDALRLAEGLRAAVAAHRFTEAGIHLTCSIGLALYPDDGLERDTLLERADRAMYAAKRLGRNQVRCASDPVVDALDATRLDSREEIALQSTVEALAELVAARDRYSGEHASRVAAFAVELARLLGVSAAEQRLVVLGARLHNIGKITLPDRILHHPEALSPDEWELMRQHPIIGAEIVSRVPSLRVLAPLIRHHHERWDGLGYPDGLAGEAIPLLARIIAVADAYAAMTSERPYRRARQPHEALRELQRCAGTQFDPAVVAAMHQLAARAMPASDDALRVVAPPS, from the coding sequence ATGCTTCTACGTCGCCGGTTCCGCCTGCGGTGGCCAAGCTGGGCCCGCCTGCTGCACGAGGGCTGCCTGCGGCAGCGCAGTCTGCTGTTCATCGTGGTGTACAACCTAGCGTTGGCGCTGGGGTTGCAGAGTGGTGCGGGCGGTCCTGCGCTGCGAACGGCGCTCTCCGATATTGGACAGTGGCTGGGGCCGTTCGTGATGCTGATGCTGGTGCTGCCGGCGCTGCCGGATGTGCCCCGCCGTCGCTCCTTTTGGGCGGCGGTCTGTTTGGCGCTGGTGGTGCTGTGCTTTCTGCTAGGTCAGAGCATGTGGATCTATTACGAGGTGGTCATCGGCGCTCCGATGCCCTATCCCTCGCTTGCCGACCTATTCTTTGTGCTGGAGTATCCCAGTGCGCTGGCCGGTATCCTGTTGCTACCGGCGCCCCGTCTATCGCCCGTGTTGCGCACGCGCCACCTGCTAGACGGTCTGATGTTGATGTTGGGCGCGGCAACGCTGAGCTGGTATTTCGTTCTGGGCCCGCTGGTCTTCGCCGAGCGCGTCTCACGCCTGGAAACCGCGGTCAGTCTGGCCTATCCCTGCGGCGATCTGCTGCTGGTCGGCTGTCTCGTGCTGCTGCTGCGGCATCTGCGTGGCGGCGGCGGTCTGCGCGCCGGTGTGCCGGTCGCGCTTGGCTATGGTGTGCTGGTGCTTACGGATACTGCGTTTACGCTGCTTGAATTCAACGACACGTACGTCACCGGTACTCTGCTGGATGTTGGCTGGCCGCTGAGCTATATGCTGATCGCTCTGGGCGCGCGCAGGGTGGCGTCCTACCGCGTGCCCGCGGTGGCAGACCAGGCGCCGGAGAAGCTGTGCGAGGCCGCGCCCGAGGCGCTGTTCTGGATGATCTTGCCCTTCGGAGCGCTGTTGGGTGTGGTCGGCTTGGGCCTGTACACCTGGCGCGTCCAGGGCGATGCAGAACTGGAGCCGGGCGTGTATAGCGGCGGTGTGCTCGTGCTGCTCGTCATGCTCGCGCGCCAGCTCTTCGCCATCCTAGAGAACCAGCGCCTCTATGCTCGCCTGCAGCAGGCCTACGCTGCGTTGGAACAGAGTCATGCGGAGGTGCAGGCGGCTAATCAGCGCCTGGAGGCGCTGGCAACCGTCGATCCGCTGACCGGCCTGGCCAATCATCGCGCCATCGTTTGGCAGCTCGACAGCGAGCTGGAACGGGCGCGCCGCTGGCAGCAGCCCTTCGCGCTGCTGTTTCTGGATCTTGACCACTTCAAAGCGCTCAATGATAGCGGCGGGCATGCCCTGGGCGACGATACCCTGCGCGAGTTCGGCGCCGTGGCGCGCGCCAGCCTGCGTTCCTTTGATGTGCTGGGCCGTTGGGGAGGCGAGGAGTTTGTTGCGCTGCTGCCTCAGACCGGGCTAGACGATGCGCTGCGCCTGGCCGAAGGCCTGCGCGCAGCCGTCGCGGCGCACCGCTTTACCGAGGCCGGCATTCATCTCACCTGTTCGATTGGCCTGGCGCTCTACCCCGACGATGGCCTGGAGCGCGATACGCTGCTGGAGCGCGCCGATCGGGCGATGTACGCGGCCAAGCGCCTGGGGCGCAATCAGGTGCGCTGCGCCAGTGATCCGGTCGTAGATGCGCTGGATGCCACGCGCCTCGACTCGCGCGAAGAGATTGCCCTGCAGAGCACCGTCGAGGCACTGGCCGAGCTGGTTGCTGCGCGCGATCGGTACAGCGGTGAACATGCGAGCCGCGTGGCAGCCTTCGCTGTCGAGCTGGCACGACTCCTGGGAGTGAGCGCTGCCGAACAACGACTTGTGGTCCTCGGCGCGCGCTTGCATAACATTGGCAAAATTACCTTGCCCGATCGCATCCTCCACCATCCCGAGGCGCTCTCTCCCGACGAATGGGAGCTGATGCGGCAGCATCCCATCATTGGGGCCGAGATCGTCAGTCGGGTGCCGTCACTGCGCGTGCTGGCGCCGCTGATCCGCCACCACCACGAGCGTTGGGACGGCCTGGGCTATCCCGATGGTCTGGCCGGCGAGGCGATTCCGTTGCTGGCGCGCATCATTGCGGTGGCGGATGCCTATGCTGCCATGACCAGCGAGCGACCCTACCGCCGCGCGCGGCAGCCACACGAGGCGTTGCGCGAGCTGCAGCGCTGCGCCGGTACGCAGTTCGATCCCGCGGTGGTGGCTGCCATGCACCAGCTCGCGGCGCGGGCCATGCCCGCCTCCGACGATGCGCTGCGGGTGGTCGCGCCACCGTCGTAG
- the acnA gene encoding aconitate hydratase AcnA, giving the protein MTANLNDPFGARERLEVNGRSYVIYRLRRLTEAAGADLDRLPFSLRVVLEALLRNIGDGFTTEEDALALARWTPDSANQREIQFKPVRVLLQDFTGVPAVVDLAAMRDAMQQLGGDPAKINPLSRADLVIDHSVQVDLFGTDYALMYNAEREFERNRERYEFLRWGQQAFDNFSVVPPATGICHQVNLEFLSTVVQAKEIDGELVAMPDTLVGTDSHTTMVNGLGVLGWGVGGIEAEAVLLGQPLAMLTPAVVGVRLVGKLRPGATATDLVLAVTELLRREGVVGKFVEFCGPGLSNLSLADRATIGNMAPEYGATCGFFPVDDETLRYLLGTGRSEEQVQLVEAYCKAQGLFRTDATPEPTFSKLLELDLGSIVPSVAGPRRPQDRVPLDNLKRSFWQALKTTFNRSIEPDDKAGEGYIRWVGESGHNAEPEITPQRVNLYRNQEVKVNLDGQEVTLTHGSTVIAAITSCTNTSNPSVMIGAGLLAKKAVERGLTVPPYVKTSLAPGSRVVTEYLRTSGLLRYLEALRFHVVGYGCTTCIGNSGPVHEAIAQAVKEHDLVVSAVLSGNRNFEGRINPVVRANYLASPPLVVAFAIAGTVDIDMRSEPLGYDRDGKPVYLREIWPSEEEIQQVLSSSVSAEMFKQQYANVYTGNEQWNAIPVSGGDLYAWDPNSTYIRKPPYFEGMTLEVPPLQSIHSARVLALLGDSVTTDHISPAGSIPKDSPAGRYLIEHGVQPKDFNSYGARRGNHEVMVRGTFANIRLRNQLVPGVEGGYTIYHPTGEQTTIYDAAMRYQQAGTPLIVLAGKEYGTGSSRDWAAKGTFLLGVRAVIAESFERIHRSNLIGMGVLPLEFINGESWQSLGLSGRETYTIEGIEDLRPGQLLTVRVTGEDGSQRSFQVKARIDSEGELAYYRHGGILQYVLRTLAKGEPVAV; this is encoded by the coding sequence ATGACCGCAAACCTGAACGATCCGTTTGGCGCGCGCGAGCGGCTGGAGGTCAACGGGCGATCCTACGTGATCTACCGCCTGCGCCGTTTGACCGAGGCGGCTGGCGCCGATCTCGACCGTCTGCCATTCTCGCTGCGCGTGGTCCTCGAAGCCTTGTTGCGCAACATCGGCGATGGCTTCACCACCGAGGAGGATGCGTTGGCTTTGGCGCGCTGGACGCCCGACAGCGCCAACCAGCGCGAGATCCAGTTCAAGCCGGTGCGCGTGCTGCTGCAGGACTTCACCGGCGTGCCGGCGGTGGTGGATCTGGCGGCGATGCGCGATGCCATGCAGCAGCTCGGCGGCGATCCGGCCAAGATCAATCCGCTGTCGCGCGCCGACCTGGTGATCGACCACTCGGTGCAGGTTGATCTCTTCGGCACGGATTACGCGCTGATGTACAACGCCGAGCGCGAGTTCGAGCGCAACCGCGAGCGCTACGAATTCCTGCGCTGGGGGCAGCAGGCCTTCGACAACTTCTCGGTCGTGCCGCCGGCGACCGGGATCTGCCACCAGGTCAACCTGGAGTTTCTGTCGACGGTGGTGCAGGCCAAAGAGATCGATGGCGAGCTGGTAGCCATGCCCGACACGCTGGTGGGCACCGACTCGCACACTACCATGGTCAACGGCCTGGGCGTGCTGGGCTGGGGCGTGGGCGGCATCGAAGCCGAGGCCGTGCTGCTGGGCCAGCCGCTGGCGATGCTTACGCCGGCGGTGGTGGGCGTGCGCCTGGTGGGCAAGCTGCGGCCAGGCGCGACCGCGACCGACCTGGTGCTGGCCGTCACCGAGTTGTTGCGCCGCGAGGGTGTGGTCGGCAAGTTCGTCGAATTCTGTGGACCGGGCCTCAGCAACCTAAGCCTGGCCGACCGCGCGACGATCGGCAATATGGCGCCGGAGTACGGCGCGACCTGCGGCTTCTTCCCCGTCGATGACGAGACGCTGCGCTACCTGCTCGGCACGGGCCGCTCCGAAGAGCAGGTGCAACTGGTGGAAGCCTACTGCAAGGCGCAGGGGCTGTTCCGCACTGACGCCACGCCCGAACCGACCTTTAGCAAGCTGTTGGAGCTGGACCTCGGCTCGATCGTGCCCAGCGTGGCCGGGCCACGCCGCCCGCAGGATCGCGTGCCGCTCGACAACCTCAAGCGCTCGTTCTGGCAGGCGCTGAAGACCACCTTCAACCGCAGCATCGAGCCGGACGACAAGGCCGGCGAAGGCTACATCCGCTGGGTGGGCGAGAGCGGCCACAACGCCGAGCCGGAGATCACGCCGCAGCGCGTCAACCTGTACCGCAACCAAGAGGTCAAGGTCAACCTCGACGGCCAGGAGGTGACGCTGACGCATGGCTCGACGGTGATCGCGGCGATCACCTCGTGCACCAACACCTCCAACCCGTCGGTGATGATCGGCGCGGGCCTGCTGGCCAAAAAAGCCGTCGAGCGCGGTCTGACGGTGCCGCCCTATGTCAAAACCAGCCTGGCCCCCGGTTCGCGCGTCGTGACCGAGTACCTGCGCACCTCGGGGTTGTTGCGCTACCTGGAAGCGCTGCGCTTCCACGTTGTGGGCTATGGCTGCACCACCTGCATCGGCAACAGCGGCCCGGTGCACGAAGCTATCGCCCAGGCGGTCAAAGAGCACGATCTGGTGGTCAGCGCCGTGCTGAGCGGCAACCGCAACTTCGAGGGCCGCATCAATCCGGTGGTGCGTGCCAACTATCTGGCCTCGCCGCCGCTGGTGGTGGCCTTCGCCATCGCCGGCACGGTGGATATCGACATGCGCAGCGAGCCGCTGGGCTACGACCGCGACGGCAAGCCGGTGTACCTGCGCGAGATCTGGCCCTCCGAGGAGGAGATCCAGCAGGTGCTCAGCTCGTCGGTCAGCGCCGAGATGTTCAAGCAGCAGTACGCCAATGTCTATACCGGCAACGAACAGTGGAACGCTATTCCGGTGTCGGGCGGCGATCTGTACGCCTGGGATCCCAACTCGACCTACATCCGCAAGCCGCCGTACTTCGAGGGCATGACCCTGGAGGTGCCGCCGCTGCAATCGATCCACAGCGCGCGCGTGCTGGCGCTGCTTGGCGACAGCGTCACTACCGACCATATCTCGCCGGCGGGCAGCATCCCCAAGGATAGCCCGGCGGGGCGCTACCTGATCGAGCACGGCGTGCAGCCCAAGGATTTCAATTCCTACGGCGCGCGACGCGGCAACCATGAGGTGATGGTGCGTGGCACCTTTGCCAACATTCGCCTGCGCAACCAGCTCGTGCCCGGCGTCGAGGGCGGCTATACGATCTACCATCCTACCGGCGAGCAGACCACGATCTACGACGCGGCCATGCGCTACCAGCAGGCGGGCACGCCGCTGATCGTGCTGGCCGGCAAGGAGTATGGCACCGGCTCGTCGCGCGACTGGGCAGCCAAGGGCACCTTCCTGCTGGGCGTGCGCGCGGTGATCGCCGAAAGCTTCGAGCGCATTCACCGCTCCAACCTGATCGGCATGGGCGTGCTGCCGCTGGAGTTCATCAACGGCGAGTCCTGGCAGTCGTTGGGCCTTAGCGGGCGCGAGACCTACACCATCGAGGGCATCGAGGACCTGCGTCCCGGCCAGCTGCTGACCGTGCGCGTGACCGGCGAGGACGGTAGCCAGCGCAGCTTCCAGGTCAAGGCGCGCATCGACTCCGAGGGCGAGCTGGCCTACTACCGCCACGGCGGTATTCTGCAGTACGTGCTGCGTACGCTGGCCAAGGGCGAGCCCGTTGCCGTCTGA
- the dprA gene encoding DNA-processing protein DprA — translation MTQDRMRELQADLRYYLGFNHAPGIGPARLDRLLAWFGSLEAAWHAPLRELLAAGLDARSAEALVQTRARLDLEAEYERAQRLGVRLVCRDDPAYPPLLAQISNPPFLLYVRGTLAETDRWALAVVGTRRASTYGKDVTRKLVSELVAAGVTIVSGLALGIDAVAHSAALAAGGRTLAVLGSGVDQLYPQTNAALGEAIMQQGALISEYPLGTLPAAANFPPRNRLISGLALGVLVVEAAPKSGALITTQFAAEQGRDVFAVPGSIFSPRSAGPHALIREGATLVTCAEDILSALNLQAAVAQQELAAVAPATPAEALLLRLIEDEPRHIDEIGRQSGLPQADVAATMALLELKGLVRHVGGMRYVLLREASAAYRVDEPPPAA, via the coding sequence ATGACCCAGGACCGTATGCGCGAGCTCCAGGCCGATCTGCGCTATTACCTTGGCTTCAACCATGCGCCCGGTATTGGGCCGGCACGGCTAGATCGGCTGCTGGCCTGGTTTGGCTCGCTGGAGGCTGCCTGGCATGCGCCGCTCCGCGAGCTGCTCGCCGCCGGGCTGGACGCGCGCAGCGCCGAGGCGCTGGTGCAGACGCGCGCCCGGCTCGATCTGGAAGCCGAATACGAGCGCGCGCAGCGCCTGGGCGTGCGGCTGGTCTGCCGCGATGATCCGGCCTATCCGCCGTTGCTGGCGCAGATCAGCAATCCGCCGTTTTTGCTCTACGTGCGCGGCACGCTGGCCGAGACCGACCGCTGGGCGCTGGCGGTAGTCGGCACGCGCCGCGCCAGCACCTATGGCAAGGACGTGACGCGCAAGCTGGTCAGCGAGCTGGTGGCCGCCGGTGTGACGATCGTCTCAGGGCTGGCCTTGGGCATCGATGCTGTGGCGCACAGCGCGGCGCTGGCGGCGGGCGGACGCACGCTGGCAGTGTTGGGCAGCGGCGTCGATCAGCTCTATCCGCAGACCAACGCGGCGCTGGGCGAGGCGATCATGCAGCAGGGCGCACTGATCTCCGAGTATCCCCTGGGCACGCTGCCTGCCGCGGCCAACTTTCCGCCGCGCAACCGTCTGATCTCCGGGCTGGCCCTGGGCGTGCTGGTGGTGGAGGCCGCGCCCAAGAGTGGCGCGCTGATCACCACCCAGTTTGCCGCCGAGCAGGGGCGCGACGTCTTCGCCGTGCCGGGCAGCATCTTCTCGCCGCGCTCCGCCGGTCCACACGCGCTGATCCGCGAGGGCGCAACATTGGTCACCTGCGCGGAGGACATCCTGTCGGCACTGAATCTGCAGGCGGCGGTGGCACAGCAGGAGCTGGCCGCCGTCGCGCCCGCAACGCCCGCCGAGGCGCTGTTGCTGCGGCTGATCGAGGACGAGCCGCGCCACATCGATGAGATCGGGCGGCAGAGCGGCCTGCCGCAGGCCGATGTCGCCGCGACCATGGCCCTGCTGGAGTTGAAGGGCCTGGTGCGCCATGTCGGTGGCATGCGCTATGTCCTGCTGCGTGAAGCAAGCGCAGCCTATCGGGTGGACGAGCCGCCACCCGCCGCTTGA